In the genome of Gordonia rubripertincta, one region contains:
- a CDS encoding methylated-DNA--[protein]-cysteine S-methyltransferase, with translation MTSPRVDRDPTSTATVSTPVGPITITGNGRAIVRVAWREIPGPADGAPTEPLLVEAVGQLHAYFDGSLTTFDLPIDLSRVSGAACAVLNALHHDVPYGATVTYGQLATMSGAGIPARSVGSIMGVNPAPLLIPCHRVVAGDGLGGFSGGRPGEGLATKRWLLEFEGALPPTLF, from the coding sequence ATGACCTCACCTCGGGTAGACCGCGACCCCACGTCGACGGCCACCGTCTCGACTCCGGTCGGCCCGATCACTATCACCGGCAACGGACGAGCGATCGTTCGTGTCGCCTGGCGGGAGATACCCGGGCCAGCAGATGGGGCACCGACGGAACCACTCCTCGTCGAGGCGGTCGGTCAGCTTCACGCCTACTTCGACGGCTCGTTGACCACGTTCGATCTCCCGATCGATCTCTCCCGAGTTTCCGGAGCGGCCTGTGCGGTCCTGAACGCCCTCCACCATGACGTCCCGTATGGCGCAACCGTCACCTACGGGCAGCTCGCCACGATGAGTGGCGCCGGCATCCCGGCACGCAGCGTCGGCTCGATCATGGGCGTCAACCCGGCTCCCCTGCTGATCCCGTGCCATCGCGTCGTCGCAGGCGACGGCCTGGGCGGATTCTCCGGCGGGCGTCCCGGGGAGGGTCTGGCGACCAAACGGTGGCTTCTCGAGTTCGAAGGTGCGCTCCCTCCGACGTTGTTCTGA
- a CDS encoding fused (3R)-hydroxyacyl-ACP dehydratase subunits HadA/HadB: MTQPPITEPTAAGEAPDLETRVGHYYVLDGSYEVGREKVREYARAVQDYHPAHWEPEAAAALGYSGLVAPLTFTSIPAMAANRELFESVIVGYDTYVQTEQAFEQHRPIVAGDELVTDVELSNVRKVAGRELITVTNTMTDAAGEKVHTMHTTVVGVTAEEVDPGLSAAVRRVMMHDVNIFSHEDTHHLYEKTVRPEGEIRVADGTTRPSGARSFDELSVGDELPIHNARISRGDLVNYGGVAGDANPIHWDETSAKLAGLPDVIAHGMFTMGLGAAFVASWSGDPGAVTRYSVRLSQTVPVSAVDGGEIEFSGRIKSLDPETRTGVVIIVAKSGGRKVFGLATMNIRFS, from the coding sequence ATGACCCAACCCCCGATCACGGAACCGACGGCAGCCGGCGAGGCGCCCGACCTCGAGACGCGCGTCGGCCACTATTACGTCCTCGACGGCTCCTACGAGGTGGGACGCGAGAAGGTCCGCGAATACGCCCGTGCGGTGCAGGACTACCACCCCGCCCACTGGGAGCCCGAAGCCGCTGCCGCACTTGGGTATTCGGGACTCGTCGCGCCGTTGACCTTCACCTCCATCCCGGCGATGGCGGCCAACCGCGAGTTGTTCGAGTCCGTCATCGTGGGCTACGACACCTATGTTCAGACCGAGCAGGCCTTCGAACAGCACCGGCCGATCGTCGCCGGCGACGAGCTCGTCACCGACGTCGAACTGTCGAACGTGCGCAAGGTCGCGGGCCGCGAACTGATCACGGTGACCAACACCATGACCGACGCCGCGGGCGAGAAGGTGCACACGATGCACACCACTGTGGTGGGCGTGACGGCTGAAGAGGTCGATCCGGGTCTCAGCGCCGCGGTGCGGAGGGTGATGATGCACGACGTCAACATCTTCAGTCACGAGGACACCCACCACCTGTACGAGAAGACCGTCCGCCCCGAGGGTGAGATCCGCGTCGCCGACGGCACGACCCGCCCGTCCGGTGCACGCTCGTTCGACGAGCTGTCGGTCGGCGACGAACTTCCGATTCACAACGCTCGCATCTCCCGCGGCGACCTCGTCAACTACGGTGGCGTCGCCGGCGACGCCAACCCCATCCACTGGGACGAGACGTCCGCCAAGCTCGCCGGCCTGCCCGACGTCATCGCACACGGAATGTTCACCATGGGTCTCGGGGCGGCCTTCGTCGCCTCGTGGTCCGGCGACCCGGGCGCGGTGACCCGATACTCGGTCCGGCTGTCGCAGACGGTTCCCGTGTCGGCCGTCGACGGCGGCGAAATCGAGTTCAGCGGACGCATCAAGTCGCTCGACCCGGAGACCCGCACCGGGGTCGTCATCATCGTCGCGAAGTCGGGTGGCCGAAAGGTGTTCGGCCTCGCGACCATGAACATCCGCTTCTCCTGA
- a CDS encoding ABC transporter permease — translation MTIQKPSAGTAPDTASSDSTSSHKTSSIKTSRSTVTALPEPSRRPWALPPTLIAALGFLVLLLLAAVVPGLIAPYDPLAIDLDATLSPPTWAHPFGTDLSGRDLLSRIIFGTKQSLAIGLGAVAVALVLAVVLGITAGLSGRVAQALANRWIDVLFAFPTILLGLLLTSVFGPGPYTLIFAIGIGIAPGYARIIRGQVLTVRNAAYIEAATALGHSRTRILVQHIAPNALRPMIVTATLGVGQAIIWASGLAYLGLGVAPPSPEWGALLDAGRTYITVAWWLEIFPGLVIVITALAFTTVGRHLGARLEGTTR, via the coding sequence GTGACCATCCAGAAACCGTCCGCCGGGACGGCACCCGACACGGCGTCGTCTGACTCGACGTCATCCCACAAGACCTCGTCGATCAAGACCTCACGAAGCACGGTCACCGCGCTCCCGGAGCCGTCGCGCCGGCCGTGGGCGCTTCCACCCACCTTGATCGCCGCGCTCGGCTTCCTCGTCCTGCTGCTCCTGGCAGCGGTCGTGCCGGGGCTGATCGCTCCGTACGACCCGCTCGCCATCGATCTCGATGCGACGCTGTCACCGCCGACGTGGGCGCATCCGTTCGGTACCGACCTGTCGGGTCGAGACCTGCTGAGTCGCATCATCTTCGGCACGAAGCAGTCCCTCGCGATCGGTCTCGGCGCGGTGGCGGTGGCACTGGTGCTCGCCGTGGTGCTGGGAATCACGGCCGGCCTGTCGGGGCGGGTCGCGCAGGCTCTGGCCAATCGCTGGATCGACGTCCTGTTCGCCTTCCCGACGATCCTGCTCGGACTCCTGCTGACATCGGTGTTCGGCCCCGGCCCGTACACGCTGATCTTCGCGATCGGGATCGGTATCGCCCCGGGTTATGCCCGCATCATCCGCGGCCAGGTCCTGACCGTCCGGAATGCCGCCTACATCGAGGCGGCGACGGCGCTCGGGCACTCGCGGACGCGAATCCTTGTGCAGCACATAGCTCCCAACGCGCTACGGCCGATGATCGTCACCGCGACATTGGGTGTCGGTCAGGCGATCATCTGGGCCTCGGGGTTGGCCTATCTCGGTCTCGGCGTTGCGCCCCCGTCACCCGAGTGGGGAGCCCTGCTCGACGCCGGACGCACCTATATAACCGTGGCCTGGTGGCTCGAGATCTTCCCAGGCCTCGTCATCGTGATCACCGCCCTGGCATTCACCACCGTGGGACGCCACCTCGGCGCCCGTCTGGAAGGAACCACCCGATGA
- the poxB gene encoding ubiquinone-dependent pyruvate dehydrogenase: protein MSTTVAERIVEELERSGVQRVYGLPGDSLNGLTDALRTTEAITWQHVRHEEAAAFAASAEAALTGELAVCVGSCGPGNLHLINGLFDAHRSRVPVLAIAAHIPGPEIGSGYFQETHPEQLFRECSAFCEMVSTPDQMPRLLDVALRTAVERRDVAVLVIPGELFLKPCPKRRAGAPIRHVPRVVRPTDADLARTADTLNAAQRVTILAGAGVQGAHNEVVGLARALQAPIVHALRGKEFIEYDNPYDVGMTGLLGFSSGYRAIEKCDTLLMLGTDFPYQQFYPSKATIIQVDIRGEQIGRRCPVDVPLVGDVGDTVRALLPLISTGRDPEHLTTSLAHYTKARRRLDELADNDRNRAPIHPQYLTRLISEKASADAVFIPDVGSPVVWAARYLVMNGARRLIGSFTHGSMANAVSQAIGAQTAFPGRQIIALAGDGGLAMLLGELLTITQNKLPVKIVVYNNSSLNFVEVEMKAAGFVNYGTDLENPDFAKLAEAVGIRGRKVEQPDDLAGAIDEFLAHDGPALLDVTTARQELSIPPTITAAQAKGFTLYALRTVLSGRGDELVDLAETNVFRRLFD, encoded by the coding sequence ATGTCGACAACAGTCGCCGAGAGGATCGTCGAAGAGCTCGAACGTTCCGGAGTGCAGCGTGTGTACGGACTTCCGGGCGATTCCCTCAACGGGCTCACCGACGCTCTGCGCACCACCGAGGCCATCACCTGGCAGCACGTCCGCCACGAGGAAGCCGCTGCTTTCGCTGCCTCCGCCGAGGCTGCTCTCACCGGCGAGCTCGCGGTCTGCGTGGGCAGTTGCGGTCCCGGCAATCTCCACCTGATCAACGGGCTTTTCGACGCCCATCGCAGCCGCGTCCCGGTGCTCGCGATCGCGGCCCACATCCCCGGACCCGAGATCGGCAGCGGTTACTTCCAGGAGACCCACCCCGAACAGCTATTCCGTGAATGCAGTGCCTTCTGCGAGATGGTGAGCACCCCCGACCAGATGCCGCGACTGCTCGACGTGGCGTTGCGGACCGCGGTGGAGCGACGCGACGTGGCAGTGCTCGTGATCCCCGGCGAGCTGTTCCTCAAACCGTGCCCCAAACGCCGTGCGGGAGCCCCGATCCGGCACGTGCCGCGCGTCGTGCGGCCCACCGATGCCGACCTGGCCCGCACCGCGGACACGCTCAACGCTGCCCAGCGCGTCACCATCCTTGCCGGTGCCGGCGTGCAGGGCGCCCACAATGAGGTCGTCGGGCTGGCCCGCGCGCTACAGGCCCCGATCGTGCATGCGTTGCGGGGCAAGGAATTCATCGAGTACGACAACCCGTACGACGTGGGAATGACCGGGCTGCTGGGCTTTTCGTCGGGCTATCGCGCGATCGAGAAGTGCGACACCCTGCTGATGCTGGGCACCGACTTCCCGTATCAGCAGTTCTACCCGTCCAAGGCGACCATCATCCAGGTCGACATCCGCGGCGAACAGATCGGACGTCGCTGCCCGGTCGACGTACCGCTGGTCGGCGACGTCGGCGACACCGTGCGCGCGCTGCTCCCGCTGATCTCGACCGGCCGCGACCCAGAACACCTGACGACGTCGCTCGCCCACTACACCAAGGCACGTCGGCGTCTGGACGAACTGGCCGACAACGACCGTAACCGGGCACCCATCCACCCCCAGTACCTCACCCGGCTGATCAGCGAGAAAGCCAGTGCAGACGCCGTGTTCATCCCCGACGTCGGCTCTCCGGTCGTGTGGGCGGCGCGGTATCTGGTGATGAACGGCGCCCGCCGCCTGATCGGTTCGTTCACCCATGGGTCGATGGCGAATGCGGTCTCGCAGGCCATCGGCGCGCAAACCGCCTTTCCGGGGCGCCAGATCATCGCACTCGCCGGCGACGGCGGACTCGCGATGCTTCTGGGCGAGCTTCTGACCATCACCCAGAACAAACTGCCGGTGAAGATCGTCGTCTACAACAACTCCTCGCTGAACTTCGTCGAGGTGGAGATGAAGGCGGCCGGGTTCGTCAACTACGGGACCGATCTGGAGAACCCCGATTTCGCGAAACTCGCCGAGGCCGTCGGAATCCGTGGACGCAAGGTCGAGCAGCCCGACGATCTCGCCGGTGCCATCGACGAGTTCCTGGCTCACGACGGCCCGGCGCTGCTCGACGTGACGACGGCCCGACAGGAATTGTCGATCCCGCCGACCATCACCGCCGCGCAGGCCAAGGGATTCACCCTCTACGCCCTGCGCACCGTGTTGTCAGGCCGGGGCGACGAGCTGGTCGATCTCGCCGAGACCAACGTGTTCCGGCGCCTGTTCGACTGA
- a CDS encoding HNH endonuclease signature motif containing protein → MTVVAVAATVDAADPAPSDAVVIIEQMHALADRLQNADLSRLSDVEVGQVAAENERLIARLAYAGNQQIVEVENRNIARKTGHRSIIQYMQHRLRIAFPGRRHAEVKATATYTDLTTGQPLEPELPTLARELADGRVGSAHVHAVMDVVDQIPHAVPHDVRAAAEQTLAEYAATLTPAEIGQVGARLLAHLDPDGTLTDHDDRARRRNLQVNRQRADGTSKLIANLTPLARARVMTFLAVWARPGMNNPTDPESPCGSIEDADPEVVAAAADRDHRTPAQRNHDALNALLEAVFDDGMLGKTHRGLPVQLIAKAELADLIRETGFATSADGTLIPIADLIAIGADVQPWLAVFKDATAVPLYFGRGKRLGTMEQRLVSFARPDGEMCSSPDCDMPTAHVEMHHAHTDWGDGGFTDIDNLTPACTRHHHMVGDQPGQYSTRMIADGSDEGRCSWQLNAEPGAPPNPERINRRPDMARRFNEVLTDIRDEIHGQPEPLSVDAPRPQLRQVIDLQEASPAELAIASVLLNTAYRK, encoded by the coding sequence GTGACCGTCGTGGCCGTTGCCGCAACTGTCGACGCCGCCGACCCGGCACCCTCTGACGCGGTCGTGATCATCGAGCAGATGCACGCCCTCGCCGACCGGTTGCAGAATGCTGACCTCTCGCGATTGTCGGATGTCGAGGTCGGCCAGGTGGCCGCCGAGAACGAGCGTCTGATCGCCCGCCTGGCTTACGCCGGCAACCAGCAGATCGTCGAGGTCGAGAACCGCAACATTGCCCGAAAGACCGGTCACCGCAGCATCATTCAATACATGCAACACCGCCTGCGGATCGCCTTCCCCGGCCGACGCCACGCCGAGGTGAAAGCCACCGCCACCTACACCGACCTCACCACCGGACAACCACTCGAACCCGAACTGCCCACGCTTGCCCGAGAGTTGGCCGACGGCCGGGTGGGGTCTGCCCACGTTCATGCGGTGATGGACGTCGTGGACCAGATCCCACATGCCGTCCCACACGATGTGCGCGCCGCCGCCGAACAAACCCTCGCCGAATACGCCGCCACGCTCACACCTGCTGAGATCGGTCAGGTCGGGGCCCGCCTGCTGGCACACCTCGACCCCGACGGAACCCTCACCGACCACGACGACCGCGCACGCCGCCGTAACCTGCAGGTGAACCGGCAACGCGCCGACGGGACCTCCAAACTCATCGCCAACCTCACCCCTCTGGCGAGGGCGCGGGTCATGACTTTTCTGGCAGTCTGGGCCCGACCGGGCATGAACAACCCCACCGATCCTGAATCGCCGTGCGGTTCGATCGAGGACGCCGACCCCGAGGTGGTCGCAGCAGCAGCCGACCGCGACCACCGCACCCCCGCACAGCGCAATCACGACGCCCTCAACGCACTGCTGGAAGCGGTGTTCGACGACGGAATGCTCGGCAAGACCCACCGAGGGCTGCCGGTCCAGCTGATCGCCAAAGCCGAGCTCGCCGACCTCATCCGCGAAACCGGGTTCGCCACCAGCGCCGACGGCACCCTCATCCCCATCGCAGACCTCATCGCCATCGGAGCCGACGTGCAGCCCTGGTTGGCGGTGTTCAAAGACGCCACAGCGGTCCCGCTGTACTTCGGACGCGGCAAACGACTCGGCACCATGGAACAGCGGCTCGTCTCGTTCGCCAGACCGGACGGCGAGATGTGCTCCAGCCCGGACTGCGACATGCCCACCGCACACGTGGAAATGCATCACGCCCACACCGATTGGGGTGATGGCGGATTCACCGACATCGACAACCTCACTCCGGCCTGCACCCGCCACCACCACATGGTCGGTGATCAACCCGGTCAATACTCGACCCGGATGATCGCCGACGGGTCCGACGAAGGCAGATGTTCTTGGCAGTTGAACGCCGAACCAGGGGCGCCACCCAACCCCGAACGCATCAACCGGCGGCCCGACATGGCCCGACGGTTCAACGAAGTCCTCACCGACATTCGTGACGAGATCCACGGACAACCCGAACCGTTGTCCGTCGATGCACCACGCCCACAACTACGGCAGGTCATCGATCTGCAGGAGGCGTCACCCGCCGAACTCGCCATCGCATCGGTGTTGCTGAACACTGCCTACCGGAAATGA
- a CDS encoding nitroreductase family deazaflavin-dependent oxidoreductase: MSANAELSPEGWVREQTEKILEQGTTEGVQVMDRPIVLFTTTGAKSGKKRYVPLMRVEENGKYAMVASKGGAPEHPAWYFNVKANPAVTVQDGTEVKELTAREISGDERAHWWELAVAAYPPYAEYQTKTDREIPVFILE; the protein is encoded by the coding sequence ATGAGTGCCAACGCTGAATTGAGTCCTGAAGGCTGGGTCCGCGAGCAGACCGAGAAGATCCTGGAACAGGGCACCACCGAGGGTGTCCAGGTCATGGACCGCCCGATCGTCCTGTTCACCACCACCGGTGCGAAGTCCGGCAAGAAGCGCTACGTCCCGCTGATGCGGGTGGAGGAGAACGGCAAGTACGCGATGGTCGCCTCCAAAGGTGGCGCCCCCGAGCACCCGGCCTGGTACTTCAACGTCAAGGCCAACCCTGCGGTGACCGTGCAGGACGGCACCGAGGTCAAGGAACTGACTGCGCGTGAGATCAGCGGCGACGAGCGCGCACACTGGTGGGAGCTCGCGGTCGCCGCGTACCCGCCCTACGCCGAGTATCAGACCAAGACCGACCGAGAGATCCCGGTCTTCATCCTGGAGTGA
- a CDS encoding dipeptide ABC transporter ATP-binding protein, which translates to MTVVATPREDRSVADTDDSTTPLAEIRDLHVSFGGREVVKGVSFSVNAGECLAIVGESGSGKSVTARTLIGLTGEGARISAETIAVDGRSLLGYKGRDWRRLRGRDIGFVLQDALVSLDQLRTVGSEIGEALTAHSDSRGGGLFWNRSPRRRAEREEKVVELLTLVGVPEPGVRAAQRPHELSGGLRQRALIASALAQDPRLLIADEPTTALDATVQAQILDVLGEAKARGNGVILISHDLAVVARLADRVAVMRHGEIVEYGSTDDVLRKPAHDYTKSLLASVPSRTSKGTLLTSGETLPETLLPSSAEAPRALRVRDLRKSFDGKDKTARPAVRGVSFDVPPGKTLGIVGESGSGKTTTARMVLGLTDPDSGTVELNGRPWSALSDAERRANRHQISVIYQDPLSSFDPRWNVERILRDSLRSRNLRGTALDDRISELLDSVGLSDAFRRRHPLHLSGGQRQRVAIARALAPEPSVIVCDEPVSALDVSIQARILDLLAMLQVETGVSLVFISHDLGVIHHVADDILVMRGGEVVEYGEADRVFGSPEHPYTRELLAAVPTIGTGELIA; encoded by the coding sequence ATGACCGTAGTCGCGACTCCCCGCGAGGACCGAAGCGTCGCCGACACCGACGATTCGACGACCCCGCTCGCCGAGATCCGTGATCTGCACGTGTCCTTCGGCGGCCGCGAGGTGGTGAAGGGCGTCTCGTTCTCGGTGAACGCTGGGGAATGCCTCGCGATCGTCGGCGAATCCGGGTCGGGTAAATCGGTCACCGCGCGCACGCTCATCGGGCTCACCGGTGAGGGGGCCCGGATCAGCGCCGAGACAATCGCTGTCGACGGTCGGTCGCTGCTCGGGTACAAGGGCCGGGACTGGCGCCGTCTGCGCGGCCGGGACATCGGATTCGTCCTCCAGGACGCCCTGGTGTCGCTGGATCAGCTGCGCACCGTCGGCAGCGAGATCGGGGAGGCCCTGACCGCCCATTCGGACTCCCGTGGCGGCGGTCTCTTCTGGAATCGATCACCGCGCCGACGCGCCGAACGCGAGGAGAAGGTCGTCGAACTACTGACGCTGGTCGGCGTTCCCGAACCCGGTGTCCGCGCGGCGCAGCGACCACACGAGCTCTCCGGTGGTCTCCGTCAGCGCGCGCTGATCGCATCGGCTCTCGCGCAGGACCCGAGACTGCTCATCGCGGACGAACCGACCACCGCCCTCGACGCCACCGTGCAGGCCCAGATCCTCGACGTCCTCGGCGAGGCCAAGGCCCGGGGCAACGGCGTCATCCTCATCTCCCACGACCTCGCGGTCGTCGCGCGTCTCGCCGATCGCGTCGCGGTGATGCGGCACGGGGAGATCGTCGAGTACGGCTCCACCGACGACGTGCTGCGCAAGCCCGCCCATGACTACACGAAGAGCCTCCTGGCATCGGTGCCGTCGCGCACCTCCAAGGGCACGCTCCTGACGAGCGGTGAGACGCTCCCGGAAACCCTGCTGCCGTCGAGTGCCGAGGCGCCGCGGGCGCTACGTGTCCGGGATCTCCGGAAGTCGTTCGACGGCAAGGACAAGACGGCACGGCCGGCAGTGCGCGGCGTCAGTTTCGACGTCCCGCCCGGCAAGACGCTCGGCATCGTCGGCGAATCGGGGTCGGGTAAGACGACAACCGCCCGCATGGTCCTCGGGCTCACCGACCCGGACTCGGGCACCGTCGAACTGAACGGGCGCCCGTGGAGTGCGCTGTCCGATGCCGAACGACGCGCGAACCGTCACCAGATCTCCGTGATCTACCAGGATCCGCTCAGCTCGTTCGATCCCCGGTGGAACGTCGAACGCATCCTGCGCGACAGCCTGCGGTCGCGCAACCTGCGCGGCACAGCGCTCGACGACCGCATCTCCGAGTTGCTCGACAGCGTCGGACTCTCGGATGCGTTCCGCCGGCGTCACCCGCTGCACCTGTCCGGCGGGCAGCGACAGCGAGTCGCCATCGCCCGTGCACTGGCGCCGGAACCGTCGGTGATCGTGTGCGACGAGCCGGTGTCGGCACTCGACGTCTCGATCCAGGCCCGTATCCTCGACCTGCTCGCGATGTTGCAGGTGGAAACCGGCGTCTCGCTGGTCTTCATCTCGCACGATCTCGGCGTCATCCACCACGTCGCCGACGACATCCTGGTGATGCGTGGGGGAGAGGTCGTCGAATACGGCGAGGCCGATCGCGTTTTCGGTAGCCCGGAGCATCCCTACACGCGTGAACTGCTCGCTGCGGTTCCGACGATCGGCACCGGGGAGCTCATCGCCTGA
- a CDS encoding ArsR/SmtB family transcription factor, whose product MNADKHSPNAHPPIAEDQVRLVVEVFRMLADPTRIQLLWALADTEMSVSELAEVVGKPGPSVSQHLAKLRMARLVRTRRAGTTIHYSLENEHVRRLVTDAVFNAEHAGPGVPTHHRGDAALRAVDQDTEREA is encoded by the coding sequence ATGAATGCAGATAAGCATTCACCGAACGCCCACCCTCCCATCGCGGAGGACCAGGTGCGATTGGTGGTCGAGGTCTTCCGGATGCTTGCCGATCCGACCCGTATCCAACTGTTATGGGCGCTGGCCGACACCGAGATGTCGGTCAGCGAACTCGCAGAAGTGGTCGGCAAGCCCGGGCCTTCGGTGTCACAGCACCTCGCCAAGCTCCGGATGGCGCGGCTCGTCCGGACCCGACGCGCCGGGACCACCATCCACTACTCCCTCGAGAACGAGCACGTCCGACGGCTCGTCACCGATGCGGTCTTCAACGCCGAGCACGCCGGGCCGGGTGTGCCGACGCACCATCGTGGCGACGCCGCTCTGCGCGCCGTCGATCAGGACACCGAGCGGGAGGCCTGA
- a CDS encoding MBL fold metallo-hydrolase gives MRQVLPDLWETTTDNPFPGLTTHAYLWTSGRNALFYSMASDAEFDDLAKLGGVDDQYLSHHDEAGPILGCIEDRFGVTLHAPAPEIERIGQFARVDIAIAERYVDDNGVEVIPTPGHTPGSTCYLVPGDDGLRYLFTGDTLYLSASGEWTAGYLPFSNANTLAESLHLLATLTPDVVISSAFAGESAVNRVAAQNWSGHIEQALERLAIASGTTH, from the coding sequence ATGCGCCAGGTGCTACCCGACCTCTGGGAGACAACCACCGACAACCCGTTCCCCGGCCTCACCACCCATGCCTATCTGTGGACGTCCGGGCGCAACGCGCTGTTCTACTCGATGGCGTCGGACGCCGAGTTCGACGACCTGGCGAAGTTGGGCGGTGTCGACGACCAGTACCTGTCCCATCACGATGAGGCCGGCCCGATCCTCGGTTGTATCGAAGACCGGTTCGGGGTGACGCTGCACGCCCCAGCGCCCGAGATCGAGCGGATCGGTCAGTTCGCACGCGTGGACATCGCGATCGCGGAACGGTACGTCGACGACAACGGGGTCGAGGTGATCCCGACGCCGGGGCACACGCCCGGCAGCACCTGCTACCTGGTGCCCGGCGACGACGGCCTGCGGTATCTGTTCACCGGGGACACCCTGTATCTGAGCGCATCCGGGGAATGGACCGCCGGATACCTCCCGTTCAGCAACGCAAATACCCTCGCGGAGAGCCTGCATCTGCTGGCGACTCTCACTCCCGACGTGGTCATCTCGAGCGCATTCGCCGGGGAGTCGGCGGTGAATCGTGTTGCTGCGCAGAACTGGTCGGGCCACATCGAGCAGGCGCTCGAGAGATTGGCAATCGCGTCCGGAACAACACATTGA
- a CDS encoding DUF7715 family protein, with protein MKVLTATSSGATREDDFCHAVEGEIVLPSVVCDSRTCGCDRAFGGLNTHQATTTIMVRDLDLTVEDLVAAAFGYLESAGWADLLRSDVVPEEPADPVAAYALELLVPTLVLAAQLDPGVIIRVAYNRRADVWEYALAS; from the coding sequence ATGAAAGTCCTCACCGCCACCTCCTCCGGTGCCACCCGAGAGGATGACTTCTGCCACGCCGTCGAGGGCGAGATCGTGCTGCCGTCGGTGGTGTGCGATTCCCGGACCTGCGGATGCGACCGCGCGTTCGGCGGGCTCAACACTCACCAGGCCACCACGACGATCATGGTCCGCGACCTCGACCTGACCGTCGAGGATCTGGTGGCGGCCGCCTTCGGATATCTGGAGTCCGCAGGATGGGCCGATCTGCTCAGGTCCGATGTCGTGCCCGAGGAGCCGGCGGACCCGGTTGCGGCATACGCCCTCGAGCTCTTGGTGCCGACCCTGGTGCTGGCCGCACAACTCGATCCCGGTGTCATCATCCGGGTCGCCTACAACCGCAGAGCCGACGTGTGGGAGTACGCCTTGGCGAGCTGA
- a CDS encoding cation diffusion facilitator family transporter, whose amino-acid sequence MTHLRREHDSHDHSHDHAHGHSHDHGHSHDHGHSHRRGLAGVVREIFAPHSHDAADSLDSALESSRAGIRAVKISLVVLAVTAVAQAGIVAVSGSIALAADTIHNFSDALTAVPLWVAFAMGTRRATRRYTYGFGRVEDLAGLFVIAMIALSAIIAGYEAVGRLLDPRPIEHVGWVALAGLVGFIGNEWVALYRIRVGRRIGSAALVADGLHARTDGFTSLAVLLSAAGAAAGIPLADPIIGLVITVAILAVLRTAVRDIFRRLLDGVDPSLVEIAEQTLAEHPGVLAVRSIRMRWIGHRLHADAELDVDPNLRLTEAHSIAHDAEHELTHAVPKLAGALIHAYPAHDDHETAVSTHP is encoded by the coding sequence ATGACGCATCTTCGCCGTGAACACGATTCACACGATCACTCGCATGACCATGCCCACGGCCATTCGCACGACCACGGCCACTCGCACGACCACGGCCACTCGCACCGCCGCGGACTCGCCGGAGTCGTACGCGAGATCTTCGCACCGCATTCACACGACGCGGCCGACAGTCTCGACTCCGCGCTCGAGTCGTCGCGAGCGGGCATCCGGGCCGTGAAGATCAGCCTGGTCGTCCTGGCCGTCACCGCGGTGGCGCAGGCCGGGATCGTCGCCGTGTCGGGCTCGATAGCACTGGCCGCCGACACGATCCACAACTTCTCGGATGCCCTCACCGCGGTTCCGCTCTGGGTCGCCTTCGCAATGGGCACCCGGCGTGCCACTCGCCGCTACACCTACGGGTTCGGGCGCGTCGAAGATCTGGCCGGATTGTTCGTCATCGCGATGATCGCGTTGTCCGCGATCATCGCCGGGTACGAAGCCGTGGGAAGGCTTCTGGATCCCCGCCCCATCGAGCACGTCGGGTGGGTGGCGCTGGCCGGGCTCGTCGGCTTCATCGGCAACGAGTGGGTGGCGCTGTACCGCATTCGGGTCGGCAGACGAATCGGGTCGGCCGCCCTCGTCGCCGACGGACTCCACGCGCGCACAGACGGTTTCACATCCCTCGCGGTGTTGCTCAGCGCAGCCGGCGCGGCTGCCGGGATCCCACTCGCTGATCCGATCATCGGCCTGGTGATCACGGTGGCCATCCTCGCGGTCCTGCGCACCGCGGTCCGCGACATCTTCCGTCGCCTTCTCGACGGCGTGGACCCGTCGCTCGTCGAGATCGCCGAGCAGACCCTCGCCGAGCATCCGGGAGTGCTCGCCGTCCGCAGTATCCGCATGCGCTGGATCGGCCACCGCCTTCATGCCGACGCCGAACTCGACGTCGATCCGAATCTACGGCTGACCGAGGCGCACTCCATCGCGCACGACGCCGAACACGAACTGACCCACGCCGTTCCGAAACTCGCCGGCGCTCTGATCCATGCTTATCCCGCACACGACGATCATGAGACCGCGGTCAGTACTCACCCTTGA